Proteins encoded together in one Cicer arietinum cultivar CDC Frontier isolate Library 1 chromosome 4, Cicar.CDCFrontier_v2.0, whole genome shotgun sequence window:
- the LOC140919913 gene encoding uncharacterized protein → MRGGFGQIIRNLICDRGDGVERIPPTASNRRRNKANCPIRQRRRRQEEVQDDDVESTEHAHMEEDVPQPPQMEQAANDIHDTSAHVDDADESDDAADIDDQDQQTVFLGGPTVTCVLTQYEHTWLEDYGNERIVDH, encoded by the exons ATGAGAGGTGGGTTTGGTCAAATTATTCGTAACTTGATATGTGACAGAGGTGATGGTgtagagagaattccaccaacagcATCAAACAGACGACGCAACAAAGcaaattgtccaattaggcagcGTCGTCGAAGACAAGAGGAGGTCCAAGATGATGATGTTGAGTCCACTGAGCATGCacatatggaggaggatgtccctcaGCCTCCACAGATGGAGCAGGCCGCTAATGATATTCATGATACTTCTGCACATGTTGATGATGCTGATGAGTCGGATGATGCTGCTGATATTGATGATCAGGATCAGCAGACCGTATTTCTCGGAGGACCGACGGTGACATGTGTGTTAACACAGTACGAGCACACGTGGCTCGAAGACTATGGGAATGAGAG GATTGTGGATCATTAA
- the LOC140920138 gene encoding protein MAINTENANCE OF MERISTEMS-like, producing MADAGLISAFVERWHRETSSFHLPFGEMSITLDDVATLLHISPHDYSWASATLVFLYDKLGDGAVHDTRQVGGYMTLLLQCWIYEHFPRICKRGDRGAVSAHLPRACRWTAKHAVEGGLMAYLRRLDALLLEDVVLTPYDGDRANHLFVSISMFSGYLRCGGVLVPYLPERCLRQFGRIQCIPRDVPPMPDNIDWVWESTMRSTVETLRRLYPVVTFLGEVTTDYYAWYISVSHPLILPPFTVAHSSPHTTVAAHAGPSSSAHAGRDRRAAELANRALDMVRPFSEIHEILSELCRLYDD from the exons ATGGCTGATGCTGGTCTTATATCCgcatttgttgaaagatggcatAGAGAGACCAGCTCATTTCATCTTCCATTTGGAGAGATGTCTATCACCTTAGACGATGTTGCTACTCTCCTTCACATCTCACcacatg ACTACTCGTGGGCTTCCGCGACATTGGTTTTCCTTTATGACAAACTGGGAGATGGAGCTGTCCACGACACTCGACAGGTGGGAGGTTACATGACACTACTACTACAA TGTTGGATTTACGAGCACTTCCCTAGGATCTGTAAGCGGGGTGATAGAGGAGCGGTTTCTGCGcatcttccaagagcatgtaggtggaCTGCAAAACATGCTGTTGAAGGTGGATTAATGGCATATCTTCGGAGACTTGATGCATTGTTGCTCGAGGATGTAGTGCTTACACCATATGATGGTGATCGAGCTAATCATCTGTTTGTATCGATTTCGATGTTTTCTGGATATCTTCGATGTGGTGGAGTCTTAGTCCCATATTTGCCAGAGCGATGTCTTCGACAGTTTGGTCGTATTCAGTGCATTCCGCGTGACGTTCCTCCGATGCCGGACAATATAGATTGGGTTTGGGAGAGTACTATGAGATCAACTGTAGAGACCCTTCGGAGACTATATCCTGTTGTGACTTTTCTTGGAGAGGTCACTACAGACTACTATGCATGGTATATTAGTGTTTCACATCCTCTGATTCTCCCTCCATTCACTGTTGCACATTCGAGTCCACATACTACTGTTGCTGCACATGCTGGTCCATCATCTTCTGCACATGCTGGTAGAGACCGTAGAGCAGCTGAGCTTGCAAATAGGGCCTTAGATATGGTAAGACCATTTAGTGAGATTCATGAGATATTAAGTGAATTATGCCGCTTGTATGACGATTAG
- the LOC113786270 gene encoding uncharacterized protein — protein sequence MDYHVLMSWQICRYLIIDVVADGNCEFRATAALLGWTEESWPLVRTQLDKEIRLHQDLYANVFDDSVESMRNSLKISGLSAQGQDKWMCLPDLGYVIATLSNVILVSLSHNLNMTLFPLNKAPPSKECLLAIGFVNENHWVQV from the exons atggattaccatgtgcttATGAGTTGGCAAATTTGCAGATATCTG ATAATAGATGTAGtggctgatggaaattgtgagTTTCGTGCAACTGCAGCATTGTTAGGTTGGACTGAAGAATCTTGGCCTTTAGTTCGAacacaattggataaagagattcGTCTACATCAAGACCTTTATGCCAATGTGTTCGATGACAGTGTTGAATCAATGCGAaactcattgaaaatatcaGGACTGAGTGCTCAAGGACAAGATAAGTGGATGTGTTTACCAgacttgggttacgtgatagcaacactatctaatgtcatattggtgtcGTTGTCTCATAATCTGAATATGACATTATTTCCGCTAAACAAAGCACCGCCGTCAAAAGAATGTTTACTAGCAATTGGATTCGTCAATGAAAATCATTGGGTACAG gtttaa